In one Bacillus sp. PK3_68 genomic region, the following are encoded:
- a CDS encoding DUF1287 domain-containing protein, with the protein MNLNKFFIVFFMVLLLSALLFAFLFRNGLIFDMAGIDITHPFMKKVIIEEEYVRIDRNANGVADPIDIVNAARKEAEGRTLYKSAYYEGGYPPDREGVCTDVIWRGLKGVNINLKDLMDKDIHDQPYLYPRVNGKPDPNIDFRRVPNQHVFFQRFTQPLTTKLMPDNPKNLAEWQPGDIVVYLEGVDHIGIISDKRAKDGIPYLIHNTPPFASEIKLSSYTSPIAGHFRWKYETTSY; encoded by the coding sequence ATGAATTTGAATAAATTCTTTATCGTCTTTTTTATGGTGTTATTGTTGAGTGCCCTGCTTTTTGCTTTTTTGTTTAGAAATGGGCTGATTTTCGATATGGCAGGTATCGATATCACTCATCCATTCATGAAGAAAGTAATCATAGAGGAGGAGTATGTAAGGATTGATCGAAATGCCAATGGTGTTGCCGATCCCATTGATATAGTCAATGCAGCTAGAAAAGAGGCAGAAGGACGGACACTGTACAAAAGTGCCTATTATGAAGGGGGATATCCACCGGATAGGGAAGGTGTATGTACCGATGTCATTTGGAGAGGATTAAAAGGAGTCAATATCAATCTAAAAGATCTGATGGACAAGGATATTCATGATCAACCTTATCTGTATCCACGAGTGAATGGAAAGCCAGATCCTAATATTGATTTTCGCAGAGTTCCTAATCAGCACGTTTTTTTCCAACGGTTTACGCAGCCTTTAACTACAAAATTGATGCCGGATAATCCGAAAAACTTAGCGGAATGGCAGCCAGGTGATATCGTGGTTTACTTAGAGGGAGTAGACCATATCGGTATCATTTCTGATAAGCGGGCAAAAGATGGGATTCCATATTTAATTCATAATACGCCGCCTTTTGCCTCAGAAATTAAATTATCTTCCTACACGTCGCCCATCGCTGGACACTTCCGCTGGAAATATGAAACAACCAGCTATTAA
- a CDS encoding iron-sulfur cluster assembly accessory protein, which translates to MQGQEIVKITEAAAFQIKEMMKQNEEEGATLRVTVHGGGCSGLSYGMGFDRDIKDKDIKLQQHGIDIAVDPESAPILNGTVIDYKQSLMGGGFTIDNPNAIASCGCGSSFRTAANAGKPENC; encoded by the coding sequence TTGCAAGGTCAAGAAATAGTGAAGATCACAGAAGCTGCTGCTTTTCAGATAAAGGAAATGATGAAGCAAAATGAGGAAGAGGGAGCCACTTTGCGCGTAACCGTTCATGGCGGAGGGTGCAGCGGCTTATCCTATGGCATGGGATTTGACCGTGATATCAAAGACAAGGACATTAAGCTGCAACAACATGGAATTGATATAGCTGTTGATCCAGAAAGTGCACCCATTTTGAACGGAACAGTTATTGATTATAAACAATCTTTAATGGGTGGCGGGTTTACCATTGACAATCCGAACGCCATCGCGTCATGCGGGTGTGGCTCATCGTTCCGTACAGCGGCAAATGCCGGCAAGCCGGAGAACTGTTAA
- a CDS encoding spore germination protein codes for MRRSKRDLSAFNSSQFGQLIAQCQESADFLTFQLQDDSPFFISCFQTIVDKKVFHQDVLSTLKKHHFATLEEMKSVVPVEDMTLTDDISSIRKQLMHGNILVYKQEAKPTCLLIPAFKAEKRQISIPETEYSVIGPKESFVESLDTNINLIRKRIPITDIQIKEFTVGTLTKTRVAVIYIKGIADEKNVDTIIQRIRDINYDQIIDTAFINQMISDNVNSPFPQLIDTERPDRTASVLMEGKIAILADGSASALTGPTTLLEFFSAYEDYLIVWNLGSIFRLIRIFAVTLSVLSTPLYVAILTYHYEMIPQDLLTTLVSSRAGIPFPPILEAIILELTIELLREAGARLPTKVGQTIGIVGGIVIGTAAVQAGLTSNVLLIVVALSALASFTTPVYQVSNAIRLIRFPFLFFAQLLGLVGVAVCTAILVAHLLKLRSIGRPFLEPVYPLRLKDMKDALIRLPFDKQVTRPLQMRSENTIKFESSSSQKNNRDIDE; via the coding sequence ATGAGAAGAAGCAAACGTGATCTATCTGCATTTAACAGCAGCCAATTCGGCCAATTGATTGCTCAGTGTCAAGAATCAGCAGATTTTCTAACCTTTCAATTGCAAGATGATTCTCCTTTTTTCATATCTTGCTTCCAAACTATAGTAGATAAAAAAGTGTTTCACCAGGATGTTCTTAGCACGCTGAAAAAACATCACTTTGCTACTTTGGAAGAGATGAAAAGTGTTGTACCTGTAGAAGATATGACACTTACAGATGATATTTCCTCCATTCGAAAGCAGCTCATGCACGGAAACATTCTTGTCTATAAGCAGGAAGCCAAGCCAACCTGTCTGCTTATCCCTGCTTTCAAGGCAGAGAAAAGACAAATTTCTATTCCTGAAACTGAATACTCTGTTATCGGCCCAAAGGAATCCTTTGTCGAATCTCTGGATACGAATATTAACCTTATTAGAAAGAGGATTCCTATAACTGATATTCAAATAAAGGAATTCACTGTTGGTACGCTGACAAAAACTCGGGTAGCCGTCATTTATATTAAAGGAATTGCAGATGAAAAGAATGTTGATACAATCATTCAGCGCATTAGAGATATTAATTATGATCAAATAATTGATACTGCCTTTATTAATCAAATGATTTCAGATAACGTCAATTCTCCCTTTCCTCAGCTGATCGATACGGAGCGACCTGATCGCACAGCAAGTGTGCTTATGGAAGGAAAGATAGCCATCCTGGCAGATGGATCGGCAAGTGCTTTAACGGGACCTACTACCCTTCTGGAATTTTTCTCAGCGTATGAAGATTATTTAATCGTATGGAATTTGGGTTCAATTTTTCGATTGATTCGGATTTTCGCAGTTACTCTTTCCGTGCTATCGACGCCTTTATATGTGGCTATACTTACCTATCATTATGAGATGATTCCGCAAGACTTGCTGACTACGCTGGTCTCTTCGCGGGCAGGCATTCCCTTTCCCCCTATTCTTGAAGCGATCATTTTAGAACTAACCATCGAATTGCTAAGGGAAGCTGGGGCCCGTCTGCCGACAAAAGTCGGTCAGACGATTGGTATCGTAGGCGGGATTGTCATTGGAACGGCTGCTGTGCAAGCCGGCTTAACAAGCAACGTACTCCTCATCGTTGTAGCTTTAAGTGCGTTAGCGTCCTTTACCACACCTGTCTATCAAGTAAGTAATGCTATCCGCCTTATCCGCTTCCCTTTCCTATTCTTCGCCCAGCTTCTCGGGCTGGTAGGGGTTGCAGTTTGTACAGCTATTCTAGTCGCCCATTTGCTTAAATTAAGATCCATCGGTCGCCCTTTTTTGGAACCTGTTTATCCCCTGCGTTTAAAAGACATGAAAGATGCGCTCATTCGTCTTCCCTTTGATAAACAAGTGACCCGTCCTCTGCAGATGCGTTCGGAAAATACCATAAAATTTGAGTCGTCATCCTCGCAGAAGAATAACCGTGATATTGATGAATAA
- a CDS encoding DUF2225 domain-containing protein: MENLSPLYEKQETCHLCERTFSSMKLRNRFVKLSGQDTDLKPIYEDPAMNPLLYNVKVCPHCGYSFTDDFSKSFPPRAKEILKDKISSNWVSQDYGNKRTVYQAINSYKLAFYSGFLKKEKHLTMAGLALRIAWLSRDLSSSEEERFLALAAEQYEEAYLNEDLTLTPMSDVKVMYLLGELHIRIGKWNEAVKYFSKVIEKQRESNEKQLIEMARDRWYELRDEMKKNEASAS; this comes from the coding sequence ATGGAAAACCTTTCTCCTCTTTACGAAAAACAAGAAACATGTCATCTATGCGAGCGTACATTTTCATCTATGAAATTAAGAAACCGATTTGTCAAACTCTCAGGACAGGATACAGACTTAAAACCCATTTATGAGGACCCTGCAATGAATCCGCTGCTCTATAACGTGAAAGTGTGTCCACATTGCGGCTATTCCTTTACAGATGATTTTTCAAAATCTTTTCCTCCCCGTGCGAAGGAGATATTAAAGGATAAAATTTCGAGCAACTGGGTTTCTCAGGATTACGGAAACAAAAGAACCGTTTACCAAGCTATTAACAGCTATAAACTCGCCTTCTATTCTGGTTTTCTAAAAAAAGAAAAGCATTTAACGATGGCCGGTCTTGCCCTTCGTATAGCCTGGCTTTCTAGAGATTTATCTTCATCAGAGGAAGAGCGGTTTCTAGCACTTGCGGCTGAACAATATGAAGAAGCTTATTTAAATGAAGACCTAACGCTAACCCCCATGTCGGACGTAAAAGTCATGTACCTGTTAGGAGAGTTGCATATACGGATTGGGAAATGGAATGAGGCCGTAAAGTACTTCTCCAAAGTGATTGAGAAACAAAGAGAATCAAACGAAAAACAGCTTATCGAAATGGCGCGGGACCGCTGGTATGAATTGCGTGATGAGATGAAAAAGAATGAAGCAAGCGCAAGCTGA
- a CDS encoding NAD(P)/FAD-dependent oxidoreductase → MKNLVLLGGGYGNMRVLLRLLPNQLPEDVTITLVDKFPYHSLKTEYYALAAGTISDQEVRVNFPEHPRLNLLFGEVTSIDLENKQVLIKDKEPVAYDDLVVGLGCEDTYHNVPGAKEYTHSIQSIDKSRRTYQTLSNMPAGSKVGIVGAGLSGIELASELRESRPDLEIILFDRGHRILKDFPERLSKYIHKWFVDHGVEVVNNANITKVEPHTLYNHDDAYPMNAVVWTAGIQPNEVVREMPVEKDRSGRVKLSQYHNLPTDEHVYVVGDCASLPHAPSAQLAEEQAEQIVQVLLKRWKGEALPEELPEIKLKGILGSLGKKQGFGFVADRAITGRVARFLKSGVLWMYRYHNG, encoded by the coding sequence ATGAAGAATTTAGTGTTGCTTGGCGGCGGCTATGGTAACATGCGTGTGTTACTCAGGCTGCTTCCAAATCAATTGCCTGAAGATGTGACGATTACATTAGTAGACAAGTTTCCATATCACTCTTTAAAAACAGAATACTATGCTCTTGCAGCTGGAACGATCTCTGATCAGGAGGTCCGGGTTAATTTTCCTGAACATCCCCGTTTGAACTTGCTATTTGGCGAAGTAACGAGCATTGATTTAGAAAATAAGCAAGTTCTTATTAAAGATAAAGAGCCCGTTGCTTACGATGATCTTGTGGTTGGCCTTGGCTGTGAAGATACTTATCATAATGTGCCGGGAGCCAAGGAATATACACATAGTATTCAATCTATTGATAAGTCGCGCCGGACTTACCAAACGCTGTCCAATATGCCAGCTGGATCAAAAGTTGGAATTGTTGGAGCAGGGTTGAGCGGCATTGAGCTGGCGAGCGAGCTTCGTGAAAGCCGGCCAGACCTTGAGATTATATTATTTGACCGCGGACATCGTATTTTAAAAGATTTCCCAGAACGATTGAGTAAATATATTCATAAATGGTTTGTTGATCATGGAGTGGAAGTAGTCAACAATGCCAACATTACAAAAGTTGAGCCACATACACTTTATAACCATGATGATGCCTATCCGATGAATGCTGTTGTATGGACAGCTGGCATTCAACCAAACGAAGTTGTCCGTGAAATGCCAGTCGAGAAAGACCGTTCCGGACGCGTTAAACTTTCTCAATACCACAACTTGCCAACGGATGAGCATGTGTATGTAGTCGGTGACTGTGCAAGCCTTCCGCACGCTCCAAGTGCCCAATTGGCCGAAGAACAAGCGGAACAGATTGTTCAAGTTCTCTTGAAACGCTGGAAAGGGGAGGCTCTTCCAGAAGAATTACCGGAAATAAAGCTTAAAGGAATTCTTGGTTCACTCGGCAAAAAACAAGGCTTCGGCTTTGTAGCTGACCGGGCCATTACTGGCCGGGTAGCCCGCTTCTTAAAATCAGGCGTTCTCTGGATGTATCGCTATCATAACGGATAA
- a CDS encoding YuzB family protein: MKPIIEFCISNLANGAQAALEILERDSNIDVIEYGCLGYCTRCAEGLYALVNGEPVDGETPEDLVNNIYEYLEENPMF; this comes from the coding sequence ATGAAACCGATTATTGAATTTTGCATCAGCAATCTGGCGAACGGCGCGCAAGCAGCGCTTGAAATATTAGAGCGGGATTCTAATATTGATGTGATTGAATATGGCTGTCTCGGCTATTGTACAAGATGTGCGGAAGGCTTATATGCACTCGTAAATGGCGAGCCAGTTGACGGAGAAACACCGGAGGACCTAGTCAACAATATATACGAGTATTTAGAGGAAAATCCTATGTTTTAA
- a CDS encoding YbaK/EbsC family protein yields MEAQLKESAQQVQDKLEEIGYSNKVVELPDSTRTAQEAADAIGCEVAHIAKSIIFRLKDSNRPLLVVASGVNRINEKLIGDYLNEELGKADADYVRKHTGFVIGGVPPLGHSEPVLTLVDEDLLNYREIWAAAGHPKAVFRLTPAELVEMTKGQVTCIK; encoded by the coding sequence TTGGAGGCTCAGCTTAAAGAAAGTGCACAACAGGTTCAAGATAAACTAGAAGAAATCGGATATTCTAATAAAGTTGTGGAGCTGCCTGATAGCACGCGAACAGCACAGGAAGCTGCAGACGCGATAGGATGTGAAGTCGCTCATATTGCCAAGTCAATCATCTTCAGGCTGAAAGATTCAAATCGTCCATTGTTAGTTGTAGCTAGTGGAGTCAATCGCATTAATGAAAAATTGATTGGCGACTATTTAAATGAAGAATTAGGAAAAGCCGATGCGGATTATGTACGCAAACATACAGGTTTTGTTATCGGTGGGGTTCCGCCTCTCGGACATTCTGAGCCAGTTCTTACTCTTGTTGATGAGGATTTATTAAATTACAGAGAAATATGGGCAGCTGCAGGGCATCCTAAAGCAGTGTTCCGACTAACGCCAGCAGAGTTAGTGGAGATGACCAAAGGGCAGGTCACTTGTATAAAGTAA